In the genome of Hymenobacter volaticus, the window AAAAAAAGTGGTAGCTGTTTAAATCACTGTTTTCCTGAACGGCAGCAGGCGATTCAAGGCTTTTGGGTCTTGATTGAATCCCACACCCCCTGGCCATATACCCGCCTGCATCAGGTGTTGCGCAATGGATTCGCCCTTTTATTTTTCTCATTAGAAAAAAAACCTGGGGTTCTCTAAGGATTCCGCGCTTTCCCCGACTAATGGGGAAACATCGAGCCTCTTGAACGAGCAGTTCCTTCTCCTCATCGAAACCCAGCAGGGCCTTCTCCACAAGGTCTGCCACCTGTACTGCCACTCCCCGCAGGACCGGGAAGACCTCTTTCAAGACATCGTGCTGCAGCTCTGGCGTGCCTACCCCACGTTCCGGGGAGGTGCCAAGGTCACCACGTGGATGTACCGCATCGCCCTCAACACGGCCATCACCCGGCTGCGGAAGGAAACCAAGGCCGCGCCATTCGCCGAGCTGGGCCCCGAGGCGTTCCAGGTGCCGGCCGTAGAAGATGGTTCCCGCGAGGAACTGGCGGCCATGTACCGGGCCATTCGGCGGCTTTCCCAAGTGGACCAGGCCCTGACCCTGCTCTACCTGGAGGATTGCAGCTACCGGGAGATGGCCGAGGTGCTGGGGATCTCGGAGGCCAACGTGGGCTTCAAACTCCACCGCATCAAGGCCCAACTACGAACACTCATCAGCATAGCCTAGCATGGAACTGGACGACTTCAAAAAAAACTGGGGCACCGCCCGCCGGCAAGGTCCCGAACCCGGGGGGCATACCCGAGAGGCCGTAAACCGGCTCCTCGAGCGCAACACCCGCTCCCTGGGGGAGCTGCGGGAGAAGAGTGCCTTCTGGAACTGGTTCGGCCGGTGGAACGCCGCCCTGCTGGTGCTGCTGCCTCTCGGCTACCTGGTGTGGCAATACCACCGGGGCCTGGGGGAGGGGCGCTGGCCGGGAAGCTTGCCCTGGTGGCGGTCCTGGTGGGGTTTGCCCTGTTCTCCGGCTGGACCTACCGCCGACAGGCGGAAATCTTCTCGGAGCACACCAACGCCCCGACGCGGGAAGCGCTCCGCCAGACCCTGGGGGCGTTTAAAACCTATTACCGGTTCACCAATGCCGTCTTCCTGGTGGTCTCCCCCGTGGCTTTCTACGCGGTGTTCGAGGTCCCTGGCTCTGGCCTCTCGTTTGCCACCATCGGCCTGGCTTCCGCCGCCCTGACCGGGTTTTCCTTCCTGCTGCGGTACTGGTACTACCGGGCGGTTTTTTTCAGTCGGATAAAGGCCATGGAAGCCAACCTGCGCGAGCTGGAAGAGGCCCCGACTTTGAGGCCTCGCTGGGGAATGGCGGTTGACGCGTAGTCTGTTTTCAGCCAGCAGGCATAATGGGCGTAATCGTGAGCCCAGGCCGCAATACTCCGCCCAAAACACACCTGCTTTTCAGCATACTCCTTTTAACCCAATCTTTTTTAGCCCCTTTACCTTTTTAAGATGAAACAGCTCCTATGCACCCTTGCCCTGGCACTCAGCTGCCTGGTCGCCCATGCCCAGAACTTCGAGGGCAAAATCGTTTACCACAACACCTACCAGAGCAACAACCCGGACCTCTCCAACGAAAAACTTACC includes:
- a CDS encoding RNA polymerase sigma factor translates to MNEQFLLLIETQQGLLHKVCHLYCHSPQDREDLFQDIVLQLWRAYPTFRGGAKVTTWMYRIALNTAITRLRKETKAAPFAELGPEAFQVPAVEDGSREELAAMYRAIRRLSQVDQALTLLYLEDCSYREMAEVLGISEANVGFKLHRIKAQLRTLISIA